The following proteins come from a genomic window of Pyxidicoccus sp. MSG2:
- a CDS encoding S8 family peptidase yields the protein MPKTSSPALRPLRGALAGLALVALAPAAGAAPRALAPRAAVVKHTGRELPSGTPVERLVVKFHEGSRVRLRDNALVALISERSSSERNLFFGRGMSEARLTEDLRSVEALLDRAPRTRRPQRLLQEDEATLEARKTSGETLSGEQLADLNLYFQVPLLPGTTSERVADVVAALNALDTVEVAYAEPPVEDAAVNTGLDAALRGVLAAADLPPTTPLYTANQGYLNVAPGGIDATYAWTVAGGTGTGVRIVDVETGWNRSHEDMPTLFYVGVAGTVSDHGTAVLGELVAAQNAYGVTGITHGAQMGVESHTPQGLTSALSKAVTAAGPGGIVLVEVHRLGPNDGTACTCNTSQCNYIAVEYWQAEYDIIRNATANGVIVVEAAGNGSANLDAAAYGGRFNRATRDSGAIIVGASTATTRVPMCWTNFGDRVDVHGWGERVASMGYGDLFGSTLGVNQYYTATFSGTSSASPIVTGAAASAQGVALANGSRLTSVQMRGLLRSSGTAQAADTRQIGPLPDLRKVLPKVISGNY from the coding sequence ATGCCGAAGACCTCTTCCCCTGCCCTGCGCCCGCTACGTGGCGCGCTGGCGGGCCTGGCCCTGGTGGCCCTGGCCCCCGCTGCCGGAGCGGCTCCGCGGGCCCTGGCGCCGCGCGCCGCCGTGGTGAAGCACACCGGGCGCGAACTGCCCTCGGGAACGCCCGTGGAGCGTCTGGTGGTGAAGTTCCACGAGGGCAGCCGCGTTCGCCTCCGAGACAATGCCCTGGTGGCCCTCATCTCCGAGCGCTCCTCCTCCGAACGCAATCTGTTCTTCGGCCGTGGGATGTCCGAAGCCCGGCTCACGGAGGACCTGCGCTCCGTGGAGGCCTTGCTGGACCGCGCGCCGCGGACCCGACGCCCGCAGCGGTTGCTCCAGGAAGACGAGGCCACGCTGGAGGCGCGCAAGACCTCCGGTGAGACGCTGAGCGGTGAGCAACTGGCGGACCTCAACCTGTACTTCCAGGTGCCGCTGCTGCCGGGCACCACTTCCGAGCGCGTGGCGGACGTCGTCGCCGCGCTCAACGCACTGGACACCGTGGAGGTGGCCTACGCCGAACCTCCTGTCGAGGACGCCGCGGTGAACACGGGCCTGGACGCGGCGCTGCGGGGCGTGCTGGCCGCCGCCGACCTCCCGCCCACCACGCCGCTGTATACGGCCAACCAGGGCTACCTCAACGTGGCCCCGGGCGGCATCGATGCGACCTACGCGTGGACGGTGGCCGGCGGAACCGGCACGGGCGTGCGCATCGTGGACGTGGAGACGGGCTGGAACCGGTCGCATGAGGACATGCCCACCCTCTTCTACGTGGGCGTCGCGGGGACGGTCAGCGACCACGGCACCGCCGTGCTCGGAGAGCTGGTGGCGGCGCAGAACGCGTACGGCGTGACGGGCATCACCCACGGGGCCCAGATGGGCGTCGAATCCCACACGCCGCAAGGCCTGACGAGTGCCCTCTCCAAGGCCGTCACCGCGGCGGGCCCGGGCGGCATCGTGCTCGTCGAGGTCCACCGCCTGGGCCCCAATGACGGCACGGCGTGCACGTGCAACACCAGCCAGTGCAACTACATCGCCGTGGAGTACTGGCAGGCCGAATACGACATCATCCGCAACGCCACCGCCAACGGCGTCATCGTCGTGGAGGCGGCCGGCAACGGCAGCGCCAACCTGGATGCCGCGGCCTACGGTGGGCGCTTCAACCGCGCCACACGCGACTCGGGCGCCATCATCGTCGGCGCGAGCACGGCCACCACGCGCGTCCCCATGTGCTGGACCAACTTCGGCGACCGCGTGGACGTCCATGGCTGGGGTGAGCGCGTGGCCTCGATGGGCTACGGCGACCTGTTCGGCTCCACCCTTGGCGTCAACCAGTACTACACGGCCACCTTCAGCGGCACCTCCAGCGCCTCGCCCATCGTCACGGGCGCGGCCGCCAGCGCGCAGGGGGTGGCGCTCGCCAATGGCAGCCGCCTGACGTCCGTACAGATGCGCGGACTGCTGCGCAGCAGCGGCACCGCCCAGGCCGCGGACACCCGGCAGATTGGCCCCCTGCCCGACCTGCGCAAGGTGCTGCCCAAGGTCATCTCCGGCAACTACTGA
- a CDS encoding TPM domain-containing protein, with protein MVKALCLTLLLPAMLLGGIPDLRRPVTDPDGFLSPEDTEAVASRLVRLRAETGVQMAALVVRTTGGVPIEDYAIQAAEAWKGGAKGRDDGVLLVVAVKDRRMRLETGYGVEEHLPDGTVRSLLDAQGPLMRARNYRGALLAIIDGVGARLPGNVPTPVAATPGTDTVREPTPVEDDGDTTAPPSEVPDAVAGSEHDVESVPGVVSPPEPSHEGRVAFLWVTLSALGMGLVLLIGFGAWEERLGSTVVAVANVALFLAPPILISWLRPASGVAIFFGYAGVFAALFGGIRAWQQGPGTGARPMGAIVLGGVAVGLVCAVVMGDPSSLESLLNRAFLFSLMAVVPVSLAVVVFTVSSAPPSDGGLLGNSYGFRSDDEEDEEERRASRRRHSSHSSSVFSDSSDSSSSSSSSSSSSHSDDSWKGGGGSFGGGGSSSSW; from the coding sequence ATGGTGAAGGCTCTCTGCCTGACGCTGTTGTTGCCAGCCATGCTGCTGGGCGGCATCCCCGACCTGCGCCGCCCCGTCACGGACCCGGACGGCTTCCTGTCCCCCGAGGACACGGAAGCCGTCGCGTCCCGCCTGGTGCGCCTGCGCGCGGAGACGGGCGTGCAGATGGCGGCGCTCGTCGTGCGCACGACGGGCGGCGTGCCCATCGAGGACTACGCGATTCAAGCCGCGGAGGCGTGGAAGGGCGGGGCGAAGGGGCGGGACGACGGCGTGCTGCTGGTGGTCGCGGTGAAGGACCGACGCATGCGGCTGGAGACGGGATACGGCGTGGAGGAGCACCTGCCGGATGGCACGGTGCGGAGCCTGCTCGACGCGCAGGGGCCGCTGATGCGCGCGAGGAACTACCGGGGCGCGCTGCTCGCCATCATCGACGGCGTGGGAGCGCGGCTGCCGGGGAACGTCCCGACTCCGGTGGCGGCGACTCCAGGCACGGACACCGTGCGCGAGCCGACACCCGTTGAAGACGACGGCGACACCACGGCCCCGCCGTCCGAGGTACCTGACGCCGTGGCGGGCTCGGAGCACGACGTCGAGTCTGTGCCCGGGGTCGTCTCTCCTCCCGAGCCCTCGCACGAGGGGCGCGTGGCGTTCCTGTGGGTGACGTTGTCGGCGCTCGGGATGGGGCTGGTCCTGCTCATCGGCTTCGGGGCCTGGGAGGAGCGGCTCGGCTCCACCGTCGTGGCCGTCGCGAATGTGGCGCTGTTCCTCGCCCCGCCCATCCTCATCTCCTGGCTGCGCCCCGCGTCCGGCGTGGCCATCTTCTTCGGCTACGCGGGCGTGTTCGCGGCGCTCTTCGGGGGCATCCGGGCGTGGCAGCAGGGGCCCGGCACGGGGGCCCGGCCCATGGGGGCCATCGTCCTGGGCGGCGTCGCCGTGGGCCTGGTGTGCGCGGTGGTGATGGGTGACCCCTCCAGCCTGGAGTCGCTCCTCAACAGGGCGTTCCTCTTCAGCCTGATGGCGGTGGTTCCGGTGTCGCTCGCGGTGGTGGTGTTCACCGTGTCCAGTGCGCCGCCGTCGGATGGAGGACTCCTCGGCAACTCCTACGGCTTCCGCTCGGACGACGAGGAGGATGAGGAGGAGCGGCGCGCGTCGAGGCGGCGCCACTCCTCGCACTCTTCCTCCGTGTTCTCTGACTCCAGCGACTCGTCGTCGTCCTCCTCCAGCTCCTCTTCCAGCTCCCACTCGGATGACTCGTGGAAGGGTGGCGGCGGCAGCTTCGGCGGAGGCGGCTCCAGTTCGTCCTGGTAG
- a CDS encoding protein kinase domain-containing protein, producing MGTYRIVKKLAAGGMAEVFLGKVVGAEGFEKPVAVKRILPSYVQDAAFVELFLREAKVSVALQHGNVVQVMDLGTSTGQYYMVMEFVDGENLRTLLRAASQRQLPMGLREVCFIAQQVADGLAYAHGRTDRAGAPLDIIHRDINPSNVMVSSIGGVKLADFGIAKVAGAHQETQAGVLKGKINYLSPEQVQGRPVDQRSDIFLLGLLLYEMLAGRRLFDGSYPQIIHALGNFDEHTLEPLPGVPAPLWAILLRSLAAAPSARFQTAREFSESMQSFLFDHRLRVGAADIAGLFGRAFPDRRSPLADLEGMPGEEIRLEGEELPRVQGPPARDARRPPPGPPPMLRPAGMPPPPGVAAPVAVARPPASPPPPPALAMAPPARSPSSPPSPALAMAPPARGPAVPPPPPGPRARTRQQLGAILVARGMVTPQSLEEALSLQKQRGGRLGQLLVVERKLEPENLVRALSEQSGLPHITDEKLQSVPVPEELLRQVPRELCEKLCAVPVALRGRELFCAVLDPRDVQVTDALKFSARAVAVQGLFATEHAIRRAIRRFYPGGEMETRVGMESTDSTGRARMLQFEERFTGRAVLGERELSGDEEPEPRTPAPSEAASRRAPPPRSDARARMVLVVAEPSEPREAAVRLLLMEGLAAATSPAAEAERALSLGGYDLVLVLEDGLEDAAGMAQRLRAAHPRVEVRVLPSYSAALMGEGGPLARLGALQMRLLEGVMSMLGGSAVLAPFVTQLARRIAARLGAGSVEESLIGTAASALALAARLEEPCRFILPSRARALALVGSGLPEVVELLTAVLAEGSETPAPAGRAAGALLCSASFVLQAQSAQPNPADAALALQALRQDPRLPPAALEALAAELTASAVGQDKTAPRVMVAETDAANAMTLQIRLMAEGLATVRTQSRAEVEQALGAGVQAAILADPLPDGDLYTILRALRKNAATEDLPVYLILDKEDPAVVTAALEAGADDVLMRPANVEVLIAKLRRAIHQRQAARRNARAAN from the coding sequence GTGGGGACCTACCGGATTGTGAAGAAGCTGGCCGCTGGCGGCATGGCCGAGGTGTTCCTGGGGAAGGTGGTGGGTGCGGAGGGCTTCGAGAAGCCCGTGGCCGTCAAGCGCATCCTTCCCTCGTACGTGCAGGACGCCGCCTTCGTGGAGCTGTTCCTGCGCGAGGCGAAGGTGTCCGTCGCGCTCCAGCACGGCAACGTCGTGCAGGTGATGGACCTGGGGACGAGCACCGGCCAGTACTACATGGTGATGGAGTTCGTGGACGGGGAGAACCTCCGCACGCTCCTGAGGGCGGCCTCGCAGCGCCAGCTCCCCATGGGCCTGCGCGAGGTGTGCTTCATCGCCCAGCAGGTGGCGGACGGGCTCGCCTACGCGCACGGCCGCACGGACCGGGCCGGCGCGCCGCTCGACATCATCCATCGTGACATCAACCCGTCCAACGTCATGGTCTCCAGCATTGGAGGCGTGAAGCTGGCCGACTTCGGTATCGCCAAGGTGGCCGGCGCGCACCAGGAGACACAGGCCGGCGTGCTCAAGGGGAAGATCAACTACCTGTCCCCCGAGCAGGTCCAGGGTCGCCCCGTGGACCAGCGCAGCGACATCTTCCTGCTGGGGCTGCTGCTGTACGAGATGCTTGCCGGCCGCAGGCTCTTCGACGGCTCGTATCCGCAAATCATCCACGCGCTGGGCAACTTCGACGAGCACACGCTGGAGCCACTCCCCGGCGTGCCCGCGCCGCTGTGGGCCATCCTGCTGCGCTCGCTGGCCGCGGCCCCCTCCGCCCGGTTCCAGACGGCGCGCGAGTTCTCCGAGTCCATGCAGAGCTTCCTCTTCGACCACCGGCTGCGCGTGGGCGCAGCGGACATCGCCGGCCTCTTCGGCCGCGCGTTTCCGGACCGCCGCTCGCCGCTGGCGGACCTGGAGGGGATGCCCGGTGAGGAGATTCGTCTGGAGGGCGAGGAGCTCCCACGCGTCCAGGGCCCGCCGGCCCGGGACGCACGGCGTCCGCCGCCGGGACCGCCGCCCATGCTGCGTCCGGCGGGAATGCCTCCACCTCCCGGGGTGGCAGCGCCCGTGGCGGTGGCGCGGCCTCCCGCGAGCCCTCCGCCTCCGCCGGCCCTGGCGATGGCGCCTCCGGCCCGCAGCCCTTCCTCGCCGCCTTCACCGGCCCTGGCGATGGCGCCTCCGGCCCGTGGCCCTGCCGTGCCGCCTCCGCCTCCCGGGCCTCGTGCGAGGACCCGCCAGCAGCTCGGCGCAATCCTCGTGGCGCGCGGCATGGTGACGCCGCAATCGCTGGAGGAGGCGCTGTCGCTCCAGAAGCAACGCGGCGGGCGGTTGGGACAGCTGCTCGTGGTGGAGCGGAAGCTGGAGCCGGAGAACCTGGTGCGCGCCCTGTCCGAGCAGTCGGGGCTGCCCCACATCACCGACGAGAAGCTCCAGTCCGTGCCGGTGCCGGAGGAGCTGCTGCGGCAGGTTCCCCGCGAGCTGTGCGAGAAGCTGTGTGCCGTGCCGGTGGCCCTGCGAGGGCGCGAGCTGTTCTGCGCCGTGCTGGACCCGCGCGACGTGCAGGTCACCGACGCGCTGAAGTTCTCCGCGCGCGCCGTGGCGGTGCAGGGCCTCTTCGCCACGGAGCACGCCATCCGCCGGGCCATCCGCCGCTTCTACCCGGGTGGAGAGATGGAGACGCGCGTCGGAATGGAGTCCACCGACTCCACGGGACGCGCGCGCATGCTCCAGTTCGAGGAGCGGTTCACCGGGCGTGCCGTGCTCGGCGAGCGAGAGCTCTCCGGGGACGAGGAACCCGAGCCGCGGACACCCGCGCCCTCCGAGGCCGCGAGCCGTCGGGCGCCTCCCCCCCGGAGCGACGCCCGCGCGCGCATGGTGCTGGTGGTGGCGGAGCCGTCGGAGCCCCGGGAGGCCGCCGTGAGGCTGCTGCTGATGGAAGGGCTCGCGGCCGCGACGAGCCCCGCGGCCGAGGCGGAGCGGGCGCTCTCGCTGGGTGGGTATGACCTGGTGCTCGTGCTCGAGGACGGCCTGGAGGACGCGGCGGGCATGGCCCAGCGGCTGCGTGCCGCGCATCCCCGGGTGGAGGTGCGCGTGCTGCCCTCCTACAGCGCGGCGCTGATGGGCGAGGGTGGACCGCTGGCGCGGCTGGGCGCATTGCAGATGAGGCTGCTCGAGGGCGTGATGTCCATGCTGGGAGGGAGCGCGGTGCTGGCGCCCTTCGTCACCCAGCTGGCGCGGAGGATTGCCGCGCGGCTGGGCGCCGGCAGCGTGGAGGAGTCCCTCATCGGCACGGCGGCCTCCGCGCTGGCGCTGGCGGCGCGGCTGGAGGAGCCGTGTCGCTTCATCCTCCCCTCTCGTGCGCGGGCCCTGGCCCTGGTGGGCAGCGGTCTGCCGGAGGTGGTGGAGCTGCTCACCGCCGTGCTGGCCGAAGGGAGTGAGACTCCGGCGCCCGCGGGTCGTGCCGCTGGCGCGCTGCTGTGCTCGGCCAGCTTCGTGCTCCAGGCGCAGAGCGCACAGCCGAATCCGGCGGACGCGGCCCTCGCGCTCCAGGCGCTTCGCCAGGACCCACGCCTGCCACCGGCGGCCCTGGAGGCACTCGCCGCCGAGCTGACCGCGAGCGCGGTGGGGCAGGACAAGACGGCACCACGGGTGATGGTGGCGGAGACGGATGCCGCCAACGCGATGACGCTGCAGATACGGTTGATGGCCGAGGGGCTGGCCACGGTGCGCACGCAGAGCCGCGCCGAGGTGGAGCAGGCGCTGGGAGCGGGAGTGCAGGCGGCCATCCTCGCGGACCCGCTGCCGGATGGGGACCTGTACACCATCCTTCGCGCGCTGCGGAAGAACGCGGCCACCGAGGACCTGCCGGTGTACCTCATCCTCGACAAGGAGGACCCGGCCGTGGTCACCGCGGCGTTGGAGGCGGGAGCGGATGACGTGCTGATGCGGCCGGCGAACGTGGAGGTGCTCATCGCGAAGCTGCGCCGGGCCATCCACCAGCGGCAGGCGGCTCGACGCAACGCGCGGGCGGCGAACTGA
- a CDS encoding acyl-CoA dehydrogenase family protein, which produces MLFTEEHEKLRATVRRFIDEEINPHVDAWEEAEIFPARELFKKMGALGLLGITKPTEHGGAGLDYSYSVAFAEELGHCNCGAIPMAIGVQTDMATPALARYGSEELKREFLAPTIQGELVASIGVSEPGAGSDVAGVKTTAVKDGDDYVINGTKMWITNGMQSDWICLLANTNDDKPHVNKSLILVPMKTKGVSRAKKLKKIGMWSSDTAQLFFDNVRVPQRYRIGEEGAGFMMQMQQFQEERLFGSASTLKGLDRAVQLTIDYTRERQAFGMSILDNQSVHFRLAELQSEIEALRALIYRTCEMYVANPDDMESLKLASMCKLKAGRLSRVVTDACLQYWGGMGYTWDNPISRNFRDSRLISIGGGADEVMLGIICKMMGILPRKKKNS; this is translated from the coding sequence ATGCTCTTCACGGAAGAACACGAGAAGCTCCGCGCCACCGTCAGGCGTTTCATCGACGAGGAGATCAACCCGCACGTCGATGCCTGGGAGGAGGCGGAGATCTTCCCGGCACGGGAGCTCTTCAAGAAGATGGGCGCGCTGGGGCTGCTCGGAATCACCAAGCCCACCGAGCACGGCGGCGCCGGGCTGGACTACTCCTACTCGGTTGCGTTCGCCGAGGAGCTCGGCCACTGCAACTGCGGCGCAATCCCGATGGCCATCGGCGTACAGACGGACATGGCCACGCCGGCGCTGGCCCGCTACGGCTCCGAGGAGCTGAAGCGCGAGTTCCTGGCGCCCACCATCCAGGGCGAGCTGGTCGCGTCGATTGGTGTCAGCGAGCCGGGCGCGGGCTCCGACGTGGCCGGCGTGAAGACCACCGCGGTGAAGGACGGCGACGACTACGTCATCAACGGCACCAAGATGTGGATCACCAACGGCATGCAGTCCGACTGGATCTGCCTGCTCGCGAACACCAATGACGACAAGCCGCACGTCAACAAGTCGCTCATCCTGGTTCCGATGAAGACGAAGGGTGTGAGCCGGGCGAAGAAGCTCAAGAAGATCGGCATGTGGTCCTCGGACACCGCCCAGCTCTTCTTCGACAACGTCCGCGTCCCCCAGCGCTACCGCATCGGTGAGGAGGGCGCCGGCTTCATGATGCAGATGCAGCAGTTCCAGGAGGAGCGGCTCTTCGGCTCGGCGAGCACCTTGAAGGGCCTCGACCGGGCAGTCCAGCTGACCATCGACTACACGCGAGAGCGGCAGGCCTTCGGCATGTCCATCCTCGACAACCAGTCCGTCCACTTCCGGCTCGCCGAGCTGCAGAGCGAGATCGAGGCGCTCCGCGCACTCATCTACCGCACGTGCGAGATGTACGTCGCGAACCCGGACGACATGGAGAGCCTCAAGCTTGCCTCGATGTGCAAGCTCAAGGCCGGCCGGCTCTCGCGCGTCGTCACCGACGCCTGCCTGCAGTACTGGGGGGGCATGGGCTACACCTGGGACAACCCCATCTCCCGCAACTTCCGCGACAGCCGGCTGATCTCGATCGGCGGGGGGGCGGACGAAGTGATGCTCGGGATCATCTGCAAGATGATGGGCATCCTCCCCCGCAAGAAGAAGAACTCCTGA
- a CDS encoding MarR family winged helix-turn-helix transcriptional regulator, which translates to MFPKAKERDLDLIIETFIYLQAEGRRLARSECERVGVSPTQLNVIMLLDQIEALTCSELGRRLATQNSTVTGIVDRMVEAGLVKREQSQEDRRVWRVRLTEHGSRIARQVDVAPWAILRRALNAMEPSEQKQLFKLLRGLAGQVGAEIEKSNGSKREKA; encoded by the coding sequence ATGTTTCCGAAAGCGAAGGAGCGGGATCTCGACCTCATCATCGAGACCTTCATCTACCTCCAGGCGGAGGGGCGCCGGCTGGCCCGCAGCGAATGCGAGCGCGTGGGCGTCAGCCCGACGCAGCTCAACGTGATCATGCTGCTCGATCAGATCGAGGCGCTGACCTGCTCGGAGCTGGGGCGCCGGCTGGCGACCCAGAACTCCACTGTGACGGGCATCGTCGACCGGATGGTCGAGGCCGGGCTGGTGAAGCGCGAGCAGTCCCAGGAGGACCGTCGCGTCTGGCGCGTCCGGTTGACCGAGCACGGGAGCAGGATTGCCCGGCAGGTGGACGTGGCGCCCTGGGCCATCCTGCGACGAGCCCTCAACGCCATGGAGCCCTCGGAGCAGAAGCAGTTGTTCAAGCTCCTGCGAGGGCTCGCCGGACAAGTCGGCGCTGAGATCGAGAAGTCGAACGGAAGCAAACGCGAGAAGGCCTGA
- a CDS encoding PAN domain-containing protein, with protein MKQSMRGNVLAVVVGCLVMLPSLAAADNLSRFGFSGNAAISGYNNEHLTGVTPLQCADACLGRTWCKSFDYYRNDAACDLSDRSAEDVGGLKTDYAGNPFDHYSVLPSGFSRTPNAAIYGYNNEHLTGVTPSQCASACLGRTWCKSFDYYKYERQCDLSDKSAADVGGLKTDYAGHPYDHHARAPAGPQTLFALKNVGRNEYFNINDEGSYWPADFRLQSAKDESWTVGDTSFGPNVKTFTTSITPGYCSNGSPSNGCPDQYRLCAYSSSGFRARVSLSDGYVGTPSNWNGPECAWIVEDLGNGRFKMRNQWLQTTYGAYIGYLRCSYYYDCTFDYGSGSDTTAHWQLE; from the coding sequence ATGAAGCAGTCGATGCGAGGAAATGTCCTGGCAGTGGTGGTGGGCTGTCTCGTGATGCTGCCCAGCCTGGCGGCCGCCGATAATCTTTCCCGGTTCGGCTTCTCGGGGAACGCGGCCATCAGCGGGTACAACAACGAGCACCTGACGGGTGTCACGCCGCTGCAGTGCGCGGACGCCTGCCTGGGCCGTACGTGGTGCAAGTCCTTCGACTATTACAGGAACGACGCCGCTTGTGACTTGAGCGACCGGAGCGCCGAGGACGTCGGCGGGCTGAAGACGGACTATGCGGGCAACCCGTTCGACCACTACTCGGTGCTGCCGAGCGGGTTCTCGCGGACCCCGAACGCGGCCATCTACGGCTACAACAACGAGCACCTGACGGGGGTCACCCCGTCGCAGTGCGCGAGCGCCTGCCTGGGCCGTACGTGGTGCAAGTCCTTCGACTATTACAAGTACGAGCGGCAATGTGACCTGAGTGACAAGAGCGCCGCGGACGTCGGCGGGCTGAAGACGGACTACGCCGGCCATCCGTACGACCACCATGCTCGCGCCCCCGCCGGGCCCCAGACTCTCTTCGCGCTGAAGAACGTCGGGCGCAACGAGTACTTCAACATCAACGACGAGGGCTCCTACTGGCCGGCGGACTTCCGGCTCCAGTCCGCGAAGGACGAGTCGTGGACCGTCGGCGACACGAGCTTCGGCCCCAACGTGAAGACCTTCACCACGTCCATCACCCCCGGCTACTGCTCGAACGGCTCCCCGTCCAACGGCTGTCCGGACCAGTACCGCCTGTGTGCCTATTCCTCCAGTGGCTTCCGGGCCCGGGTGTCGCTGTCGGATGGCTACGTGGGCACGCCGTCGAACTGGAATGGTCCGGAGTGCGCCTGGATTGTCGAGGACCTGGGCAACGGGCGATTCAAGATGCGCAATCAGTGGCTGCAGACGACCTATGGCGCGTACATCGGCTATCTGCGCTGCAGCTACTATTACGACTGCACCTTCGACTACGGCTCGGGCAGCGACACCACCGCGCACTGGCAACTGGAATAG